The following are from one region of the Paenalkalicoccus suaedae genome:
- the rsfS gene encoding ribosome silencing factor, which yields MNAKEKLDLVLRAADDKLANQITALNMDGVSPVADYFVICHGNSENQVEAISREIKTQALKAGLNVKRLEGLENARWVLIDLEDIVVHIFHKDERTYYQLEKLWGDASEVNVEEVLQ from the coding sequence ATGAATGCAAAAGAAAAATTAGATTTAGTTTTACGTGCCGCGGATGATAAATTAGCAAATCAGATTACAGCGTTAAATATGGATGGTGTATCACCTGTAGCTGATTACTTTGTTATTTGTCACGGAAATTCAGAAAACCAAGTAGAAGCCATCTCAAGAGAAATTAAAACTCAAGCACTAAAAGCAGGATTAAATGTAAAGCGTCTAGAAGGCTTAGAGAACGCTCGTTGGGTTTTAATTGACTTAGAAGATATCGTCGTCCATATTTTCCACAAAGACGAAAGAACGTACTATCAGCTTGAAAAGCTGTGGGGCGACGCAAGCGAAGTGAACGTCGAAGAAGTCTTACAATAA
- the aroE gene encoding shikimate dehydrogenase — translation MKQVFGVLGHPIEHSLSPIMHEAIYKEMQLDATYIPFLVEPAYLSDAIAGIRGLGLSGVNVTLPHKINVIPFLDELDEKAAVIGAVNTIVHDKTANKLIGFNTDGDGYVESLLPMLTKPLTESRVLIIGSGGAARGVAVTLAMRGVSHMMIVNRTPQKAQELAQVCSKWSDSVGSGLEKAQSKLTAFDVIINTTSLGMKPYESEMPMSLEALSQTTVVSDLIYTPSKTRFLLEAEKRGATIHNGLGMFINQGALAFYKWTGKQAPRDVMELAVKRKLNEMGK, via the coding sequence ATGAAACAGGTTTTTGGCGTGCTCGGACATCCGATAGAGCATAGTTTATCTCCAATTATGCACGAGGCTATATATAAGGAAATGCAACTTGATGCAACATACATCCCTTTTTTAGTCGAACCGGCTTATCTATCTGACGCCATTGCTGGTATTCGTGGACTTGGTTTAAGTGGGGTTAACGTGACGTTACCTCATAAAATAAATGTTATTCCTTTTCTTGATGAATTAGACGAAAAAGCAGCAGTTATTGGTGCAGTCAACACGATCGTGCATGATAAGACTGCAAACAAATTGATTGGATTTAATACAGACGGAGATGGCTATGTAGAGTCTTTGTTGCCAATGCTTACAAAACCTTTAACTGAATCTAGAGTTTTAATTATTGGATCAGGTGGTGCTGCTCGCGGTGTTGCAGTAACTCTCGCGATGCGTGGCGTATCACATATGATGATCGTTAATCGGACTCCTCAAAAAGCACAAGAGCTAGCTCAAGTCTGTTCCAAGTGGTCTGATTCGGTTGGTTCTGGACTTGAGAAAGCACAATCGAAGCTCACAGCGTTCGATGTTATTATTAATACAACATCTTTAGGGATGAAACCATATGAATCAGAGATGCCGATGTCGTTAGAGGCACTCTCGCAAACAACTGTTGTCAGTGATTTAATTTATACACCTAGTAAAACAAGATTTTTACTTGAGGCAGAAAAGCGTGGGGCAACGATTCATAACGGTTTAGGAATGTTTATTAATCAAGGTGCATTAGCTTTTTATAAGTGGACAGGTAAGCAGGCACCTCGTGATGTAATGGAATTGGCAGTAAAAAGAAAGCTTAATGAAATGGGGAAATAA
- the yqeH gene encoding ribosome biogenesis GTPase YqeH, producing MGETIICSGCGVQIQTEDKEGLGYAPPSSLEREVIICQRCYRLKHYNEVQDVSLTDDDFLAILNTLSRKKALIVKIVDIFDFDGSWLPGIHRFVGDNDVLLVGNKVDLLPKSVKRNKVINWMQRASKENGLKPVDVMLMSAESGEAMMNVAQAIDEYRNGKDVYIVGCTNVGKSTFINGLLKELGAGDEALITTSNVPGTTLDMIDVPLDDGSSLFDTPGIINHHQMAHLVTKKELKIIAPKKEVKPTVFQLNEEQTLFFGGLSRLDFMSGSRQSFIVYMSNELHVHRTKLEKADELYEKHLGDMLTPPGDTKHFPDLQMKEWKIGKEKLDIVFSGLGWVTVSGEGSIVRTHAPKGVHVTIRPSIF from the coding sequence ATGGGAGAAACAATAATTTGCTCTGGTTGTGGTGTACAAATTCAAACGGAGGATAAAGAAGGATTAGGTTATGCACCACCATCCTCATTAGAGCGAGAAGTGATTATCTGTCAGCGATGCTATCGTTTAAAGCATTATAACGAGGTTCAGGACGTATCGTTAACAGATGATGATTTTTTAGCAATACTTAATACACTTTCGCGAAAAAAAGCACTTATCGTAAAAATTGTTGATATTTTTGATTTTGATGGTAGCTGGCTACCAGGTATTCATCGTTTTGTTGGTGATAATGATGTCCTACTTGTAGGTAACAAAGTAGATCTTTTACCTAAGTCAGTGAAGCGTAATAAAGTCATAAATTGGATGCAGCGAGCTTCTAAAGAAAATGGTTTAAAGCCTGTAGATGTCATGCTTATGAGTGCAGAGAGCGGAGAAGCTATGATGAACGTTGCTCAGGCAATTGATGAATATAGAAATGGGAAAGACGTATATATCGTAGGCTGCACAAATGTTGGGAAATCAACATTTATCAATGGTTTATTAAAAGAGCTTGGTGCAGGCGATGAGGCGCTTATTACAACATCAAATGTACCGGGTACGACGCTTGACATGATTGATGTACCACTTGATGATGGGTCATCACTATTTGACACGCCTGGAATTATAAACCACCACCAAATGGCGCACCTTGTCACTAAAAAAGAATTAAAGATTATTGCACCAAAAAAAGAAGTAAAGCCAACGGTGTTCCAGTTAAATGAGGAGCAAACGTTATTCTTTGGTGGTCTTTCAAGACTAGATTTTATGAGTGGAAGTAGGCAGTCATTTATTGTCTATATGTCTAATGAGCTTCACGTTCATCGTACGAAGCTTGAAAAAGCGGACGAGCTTTACGAAAAGCATCTAGGTGATATGTTAACGCCACCTGGTGACACAAAGCATTTTCCAGACCTTCAAATGAAAGAATGGAAGATTGGGAAAGAAAAACTGGATATCGTGTTTTCCGGACTAGGCTGGGTTACCGTTAGCGGAGAAGGCAGTATAGTGAGAACGCATGCGCCTAAAGGTGTTCACGTAACAATTCGACCTAGTATCTTTTAA
- a CDS encoding Na(+)/H(+) antiporter subunit B — MKTRPLQFQVVTRVVAFIILAFSVFLFFAGHNNPGGGFIGGLMTAAALVLLYLTFDVKTIKKVIPFDYAKMIAAGLTLAIVTGMGGMVLGQPFLSQYDRYITFPFFGEFHATTALPFDLGIYLVVVGFTLLVILTIAEDGS, encoded by the coding sequence ATGAAGACAAGACCGTTACAATTCCAAGTAGTAACACGTGTTGTAGCATTCATTATTCTAGCCTTCTCTGTCTTCCTCTTCTTCGCAGGACATAATAATCCTGGTGGAGGTTTTATTGGTGGCTTAATGACTGCAGCTGCACTTGTGTTGCTATACCTTACATTCGATGTAAAAACTATTAAGAAGGTTATTCCCTTTGACTATGCCAAAATGATCGCAGCTGGTCTTACATTAGCGATTGTTACAGGAATGGGCGGCATGGTCTTAGGACAACCATTCTTAAGTCAATATGACCGTTATATAACATTCCCATTCTTTGGAGAATTTCACGCAACTACTGCTTTACCGTTTGATTTAGGTATTTATCTAGTTGTTGTTGGATTTACCCTCCTAGTCATACTAACGATTGCGGAGGATGGTAGCTGA
- a CDS encoding class I SAM-dependent DNA methyltransferase: MSEEHFASVYDVLMEDAPYAEWLEYATSRIPANSSVLDVACGTGTFTRSLARQGYKVSGTDLSMEMLTIAEEKSRVESLSIPYYRQNMTELAGFNDLDAVTLFCDGLNYLTSEKEVEKTFKHIALSLKKGGIFLFDVHSPYKMEHVFDHQLYGENGEEISYLWFCEPGEEPLSVHHSLTFFIKQANGTYMRKDEDQYQRTFIASSYERWLKDAGFIDIEITSEFGRASVHQNDDRIFFKAVKK; the protein is encoded by the coding sequence ATGTCTGAAGAGCACTTTGCATCCGTGTATGATGTACTAATGGAGGATGCTCCATACGCAGAATGGTTAGAGTACGCGACTTCGAGAATCCCAGCAAACAGTAGTGTTCTTGATGTAGCCTGCGGCACTGGTACGTTTACTAGATCGCTCGCAAGACAAGGGTACAAGGTAAGTGGAACGGATCTCTCCATGGAAATGCTGACGATTGCGGAAGAGAAATCTCGCGTTGAATCCCTCTCCATTCCTTATTATCGACAAAACATGACCGAGCTTGCTGGCTTTAACGATCTTGACGCCGTCACATTATTCTGCGATGGGCTGAATTATTTAACTTCCGAAAAGGAAGTAGAAAAAACATTCAAGCATATAGCGTTATCGCTAAAAAAGGGCGGCATCTTTTTATTCGATGTTCATTCGCCGTATAAAATGGAGCATGTGTTTGATCACCAGCTTTATGGCGAAAATGGAGAAGAGATCTCATATCTATGGTTCTGTGAACCTGGCGAAGAACCTTTAAGTGTCCATCATTCGTTAACGTTCTTTATTAAGCAAGCTAATGGGACGTATATGAGAAAAGATGAAGATCAGTACCAGCGCACCTTTATTGCATCTAGCTATGAGCGCTGGCTAAAGGATGCTGGTTTTATCGATATTGAAATCACTAGTGAATTTGGTCGAGCGTCCGTTCATCAAAATGATGATAGAATCTTTTTTAAAGCTGTAAAAAAATAA
- a CDS encoding ComE operon protein 2: protein MERISWHQYFMAQSHLLALRSTCTRLMVGATIVRDKRIIAGGYNGSISGGKHCSEEGCYVIDHHCVRTIHAELNAILQCGKFGVATEGAEIYVTHFPCVNCTKAIIQAGIQKVYYAEDYKNHPYALELFEQAGVAYQQVELEEMILDTKNREKLSFTAELLAKLDSLGASKEDLTELKSKANELYTNPR from the coding sequence ATGGAACGAATCTCTTGGCACCAATATTTTATGGCACAAAGCCATTTACTTGCGTTAAGAAGTACATGTACACGATTGATGGTAGGAGCGACAATTGTACGTGACAAACGTATCATTGCGGGAGGCTATAACGGCTCTATTTCAGGTGGTAAGCATTGCTCGGAGGAGGGGTGCTATGTTATTGATCATCACTGTGTGCGAACGATTCATGCCGAACTAAACGCCATTTTACAATGTGGAAAGTTTGGTGTAGCAACGGAGGGGGCTGAAATCTATGTAACCCATTTCCCTTGTGTAAATTGCACAAAAGCAATTATCCAAGCTGGTATACAAAAAGTGTATTATGCGGAAGATTACAAAAATCACCCTTACGCCTTGGAGCTTTTTGAGCAGGCTGGTGTTGCATATCAGCAAGTAGAATTAGAAGAAATGATTCTTGATACTAAAAACAGAGAAAAACTGTCGTTCACAGCTGAATTGCTAGCTAAATTAGATTCTTTAGGTGCTAGTAAGGAAGATCTTACAGAATTAAAATCGAAGGCGAATGAGCTTTACACGAACCCTCGATAA
- a CDS encoding Na+/H+ antiporter subunit A — MSMLHFIPLAPFIVAIFIPILYKAFRHIHTGWFVLPLPILLFIYLIQYLPFGGEPLTPIMETIAWVPSLGINFTVYLDGLSLLFALLITGIGALVVLYSIYYIANKREEPLNNFYVYLLMFMGAMLGVVLSDNLIVLYVFWELTSLASALLIAYWFHKEKSRYGAQKSMLITVSGGFAMLAGFTLLYNMTGTFSVREIIASVSEISTDMLFIPAMILILLGAFTKSAQFPFHIWLPDAMEAPTPVSAYLHSATMVKAGIYLVARFTPVFGGQAEWFWIVTSFGLLTLLWGSVSAVRQKDLKGILAFSTVSQLGLIMSLLGIGSAAYQYEVIGGESIATVAILAAMLHLFNHATFKGSLFMVVGIIDHETGTRDIRKLGGLMTIMPITFTISLIGVASMAGLPPFNGFLSKEMFFTGMLSGASLDVFNVQTLGFIFPIVAWVASVFTFLYCMIMLFKTFTGKHQPEKLEKEAHEAPFGLLISPIILASLVVLFGLFPNLLAYTIVDPAMQAILPGLLQEGEQFYVNIYHWHGFNAELFMTMGVVFFGAFLYVNLKKVQETAFYLGERDPLNWFYDNGLDGLITGSTAVNNVQMTGKLRDYFTFMFAFLILSVGYMLIRTGSFAFDIQNAAMISPYIYLVVAAIIISTIALPFMNNRITAIVLVGVVGFLIALLFVILRAPDLALTQLLVETVMVVLLLLVFYHLPELKKEKFTPAFNVSNAVISIGVGLVVTITGLAVHAFSNENPMSRISDYFVENAYALAGGNNIVNVILVDFRGLDTLLEVVVLGIVALAVVVLIKYKAKEGEDV, encoded by the coding sequence TTGTCCATGCTTCATTTCATACCACTCGCGCCTTTTATTGTGGCAATCTTTATTCCAATTCTCTATAAAGCATTTCGTCACATCCACACTGGGTGGTTTGTATTACCATTACCAATACTATTATTTATCTATCTCATACAGTATCTCCCTTTTGGCGGAGAACCTTTAACACCAATCATGGAAACCATTGCTTGGGTTCCATCATTAGGCATTAATTTTACTGTATATCTTGATGGTCTTAGCCTTTTATTTGCTCTTCTAATTACAGGTATAGGAGCGTTAGTCGTTCTTTACTCGATCTATTACATTGCAAATAAGAGAGAAGAACCATTAAACAACTTTTATGTTTACTTACTCATGTTTATGGGTGCGATGCTCGGAGTTGTGTTATCCGATAACCTAATAGTTCTTTATGTTTTTTGGGAACTAACTAGTTTAGCTTCTGCACTTCTAATCGCTTATTGGTTCCACAAAGAAAAGTCTCGTTACGGTGCCCAAAAATCGATGCTTATAACGGTTTCTGGTGGATTTGCAATGCTTGCCGGATTTACGCTTCTTTATAATATGACTGGAACTTTTAGTGTAAGAGAGATCATTGCATCTGTAAGTGAGATCTCAACCGACATGCTTTTCATACCGGCAATGATTTTAATCTTGCTTGGTGCATTCACTAAATCAGCGCAATTCCCATTCCATATCTGGTTACCAGATGCAATGGAGGCACCTACTCCAGTTAGTGCATACCTCCACTCTGCAACAATGGTTAAAGCGGGGATTTATTTAGTGGCTAGATTTACTCCTGTCTTTGGAGGCCAAGCCGAATGGTTTTGGATTGTTACATCCTTCGGACTGCTTACACTATTATGGGGTTCCGTATCAGCTGTAAGGCAAAAAGACTTAAAGGGAATCTTAGCGTTTTCTACCGTCAGTCAGCTTGGTTTAATCATGAGCTTACTTGGTATCGGCTCTGCCGCATATCAGTACGAGGTTATTGGCGGAGAGTCGATTGCAACCGTTGCTATCTTAGCAGCAATGCTCCATCTCTTTAACCATGCGACATTCAAAGGAAGCTTATTCATGGTCGTTGGTATTATCGATCACGAGACGGGAACAAGAGATATACGTAAATTAGGCGGTCTCATGACAATTATGCCAATTACATTTACGATCTCATTAATTGGTGTAGCTTCCATGGCTGGTTTACCGCCATTTAACGGCTTCTTAAGTAAAGAAATGTTCTTTACTGGTATGCTAAGCGGTGCATCACTTGATGTATTTAATGTGCAAACATTAGGGTTTATTTTCCCAATCGTTGCGTGGGTAGCAAGTGTATTCACTTTTCTTTACTGTATGATTATGTTGTTTAAAACATTCACAGGAAAGCATCAGCCTGAGAAGCTCGAAAAAGAGGCTCATGAAGCGCCATTTGGTCTTCTTATCTCACCAATAATTTTAGCTTCTCTCGTTGTACTGTTTGGCTTATTCCCGAATCTACTTGCTTACACAATTGTGGATCCTGCCATGCAGGCCATCCTGCCGGGACTATTACAAGAAGGCGAACAGTTTTATGTAAATATTTATCACTGGCATGGATTTAATGCCGAATTGTTCATGACTATGGGAGTCGTGTTCTTTGGAGCTTTCTTATATGTAAACCTGAAGAAAGTTCAAGAGACAGCCTTTTATTTAGGCGAACGCGATCCATTAAACTGGTTTTATGATAATGGACTAGATGGGTTGATTACTGGATCGACTGCTGTGAATAACGTCCAAATGACAGGTAAACTTCGTGATTATTTCACGTTCATGTTTGCTTTCCTTATTTTAAGTGTTGGGTACATGCTTATTAGAACAGGTTCTTTTGCCTTCGATATTCAAAATGCAGCAATGATATCACCATATATTTATCTCGTTGTGGCAGCGATTATCATTTCTACAATAGCATTACCGTTTATGAACAATCGAATTACAGCTATCGTGCTTGTTGGTGTGGTCGGATTCTTAATCGCATTACTATTTGTTATCTTAAGAGCTCCTGACTTAGCATTAACACAGTTACTTGTTGAAACCGTGATGGTAGTTCTACTATTACTAGTGTTTTATCACCTACCCGAGCTCAAAAAAGAGAAGTTCACACCAGCTTTTAATGTCTCTAATGCTGTCATTTCGATTGGTGTAGGGCTTGTCGTAACTATCACTGGACTTGCTGTTCATGCCTTCAGCAATGAGAATCCTATGAGCCGCATTTCCGATTATTTTGTTGAGAATGCCTATGCACTTGCCGGTGGAAACAATATCGTAAACGTTATTTTAGTCGACTTCCGTGGGCTAGATACACTACTTGAAGTAGTTGTTTTAGGAATTGTTGCATTAGCAGTTGTAGTTCTCATTAAGTATAAGGCTAAGGAAGGTGAAGATGTATGA
- the yhbY gene encoding ribosome assembly RNA-binding protein YhbY: MALTGKQKRYLRKEAHDLKPIVQVGKFGVNENLITQVNDALEARELLKVTILQNCPEDKDEVAEQIARGAKADLVQLIGSTLVFYKESKENKQIDLPN; this comes from the coding sequence ATGGCATTAACAGGAAAGCAAAAACGATATTTACGAAAAGAAGCACATGATTTAAAACCGATTGTACAAGTAGGGAAATTTGGAGTGAATGAAAACCTCATTACTCAAGTAAATGATGCTTTAGAAGCAAGAGAATTATTAAAAGTGACGATTTTACAAAACTGCCCTGAGGATAAAGACGAGGTTGCGGAACAAATTGCACGAGGTGCAAAAGCGGATCTTGTACAATTAATCGGAAGTACGCTAGTGTTTTATAAGGAGTCAAAAGAAAATAAACAAATTGATTTACCTAATTAA
- the sda gene encoding sporulation histidine kinase inhibitor Sda, with the protein MYPFENLSDSLLIETYQRAINYQLSRDFLSLIEDELARRGLLMPLTMQA; encoded by the coding sequence ATGTATCCCTTTGAGAATCTGTCGGACAGCCTTTTAATTGAAACGTACCAACGCGCAATTAATTATCAACTATCTAGAGATTTCCTTTCATTAATTGAGGACGAATTAGCCCGTAGAGGATTACTCATGCCACTTACCATGCAGGCATAA
- a CDS encoding helix-hairpin-helix domain-containing protein, which produces MSISKLWFNEYKKRIAIVVGILIIGIVALVFSRESSNEVISQEWELEKAGNENLEPEVGILENDLHFIIDVKGNVRSPGIYEAEEGERVLDVIMRAGGFIDESDAAFLNLAEKLRDEMVIVVGGSDDGPLQQLSQDATGASSGTDKININVATDSELQTLPGIGPSKAQSIVTYREENGAFQSVEDIVYVSGIGEKSLESLRDLIDIK; this is translated from the coding sequence ATGTCGATTAGTAAGCTTTGGTTCAATGAGTATAAAAAAAGAATAGCTATTGTCGTGGGTATTCTCATAATTGGCATAGTAGCATTAGTTTTTAGTCGTGAATCCTCGAATGAAGTAATTTCTCAAGAGTGGGAGTTAGAGAAAGCGGGCAATGAGAACTTAGAGCCTGAAGTAGGTATTCTTGAAAATGATTTACACTTTATTATTGATGTGAAAGGGAATGTACGCTCGCCGGGGATTTACGAAGCAGAAGAGGGAGAACGAGTGTTAGATGTCATCATGAGAGCAGGTGGATTCATCGACGAATCGGATGCGGCATTCTTAAATTTGGCTGAAAAACTCCGTGATGAGATGGTTATAGTAGTAGGGGGAAGTGATGATGGACCACTCCAGCAGTTATCTCAAGACGCTACTGGCGCATCATCAGGTACTGATAAAATTAATATCAATGTAGCGACAGACAGTGAACTACAAACGTTGCCTGGAATTGGACCTTCTAAAGCTCAGTCAATCGTGACATATCGAGAGGAGAACGGTGCATTTCAAAGTGTTGAGGATATCGTCTATGTATCTGGAATTGGCGAAAAATCATTAGAGTCTCTAAGAGACCTCATTGATATTAAGTAA
- a CDS encoding YqeG family HAD IIIA-type phosphatase, which produces MLKQFMPDQYVPSVYDIKIQELKENGVKGIITDLDNTLVEWDRPDATEELLMWFEKLTHAGFQIVIVSNNNERRVREFAKPHNITFIHSARKPLSKAFKTARKLMNLTKEETVVIGDQLLTDIFGGNRAGLHTILVVPVAKTDGFFTKINRRIERSVFRMMKRKGMIEWEKQ; this is translated from the coding sequence GTGTTAAAACAATTTATGCCGGATCAATATGTACCTAGTGTATATGACATAAAGATTCAAGAATTAAAAGAGAATGGTGTCAAAGGAATTATTACGGACTTAGACAACACACTTGTTGAATGGGATCGCCCTGATGCTACAGAAGAACTTCTGATGTGGTTTGAAAAATTAACTCACGCTGGCTTTCAAATCGTGATTGTTTCAAACAACAATGAAAGAAGAGTAAGAGAATTTGCAAAGCCTCATAATATCACGTTTATTCATAGTGCAAGAAAGCCGCTAAGCAAAGCATTTAAAACAGCGAGAAAGCTTATGAATTTAACGAAGGAAGAAACGGTCGTTATTGGGGACCAGCTTTTAACAGATATTTTTGGAGGAAATAGAGCTGGATTACACACTATATTAGTGGTGCCAGTTGCAAAAACAGATGGATTTTTCACAAAAATTAACCGACGCATTGAGCGATCGGTCTTTCGCATGATGAAGAGAAAGGGAATGATTGAATGGGAGAAACAATAA
- the nadD gene encoding nicotinate-nucleotide adenylyltransferase: MTKKVGIIGGTFDPPHIGHLILAEEARITCLLDEVWWMPNAIPPHKSKSNTDEGSRVKMVEQVVRMSPHFRLCLEEIEREGVSYTVDTLHHLMKKHPSLAFHFIMGGDSVENFDSWYKANELKQLLPFIVMTRPGYEVGGQDTFRDLTILERVQLDVSSTMIRESLSNDTFNEYLVIPNVAALLKENNNE; this comes from the coding sequence ATGACTAAAAAAGTAGGGATAATTGGAGGGACGTTTGACCCGCCTCATATTGGACATCTCATTTTAGCAGAAGAAGCGAGAATTACTTGCCTGCTTGATGAAGTGTGGTGGATGCCTAATGCAATACCTCCGCATAAGTCTAAGTCAAATACCGATGAAGGATCACGTGTCAAGATGGTAGAGCAAGTTGTTCGAATGTCTCCACATTTTCGGTTATGCTTAGAAGAGATAGAACGTGAGGGGGTATCCTACACAGTGGATACGTTGCATCATCTCATGAAGAAACACCCTTCTTTAGCATTTCATTTTATTATGGGTGGAGATAGTGTGGAGAATTTTGATTCGTGGTATAAAGCGAATGAATTAAAACAGCTACTCCCATTTATCGTAATGACAAGGCCAGGATATGAAGTAGGTGGACAAGACACATTTCGTGACCTAACTATATTGGAGCGAGTGCAACTGGATGTATCCTCTACAATGATTCGGGAATCTTTATCCAATGACACGTTCAATGAGTATTTAGTTATTCCAAACGTTGCAGCGCTTTTAAAGGAGAACAATAATGAATGA
- the yqeK gene encoding bis(5'-nucleosyl)-tetraphosphatase (symmetrical) YqeK — MNESKALHAVESALKRKRFEHTVRVVETATELQKQYGGNLNVIRLAAILHDYAKYRPIAEMQNRVKESDSLPNNLLDYGDELLHAFVGAEYVKEELQVTNKQVLSAITYHTTGKKNMSKEEMIVFLADYIEPGRTFQGAELAREAAKTSLERGCMLALKQTIAHLVSKERSIYPDTFKAYNSLITTLEKDRD, encoded by the coding sequence ATGAATGAATCAAAGGCGCTTCACGCAGTTGAAAGTGCTTTAAAACGCAAACGATTCGAGCATACTGTTAGAGTGGTAGAGACAGCGACAGAGCTCCAAAAGCAGTACGGTGGAAATCTAAACGTTATACGCTTAGCCGCAATACTGCACGATTATGCAAAGTATCGACCGATTGCAGAAATGCAAAACAGGGTGAAGGAATCGGACAGTTTGCCTAATAATCTTTTAGATTACGGAGACGAGCTTTTACATGCATTTGTCGGAGCAGAATATGTGAAAGAAGAGCTTCAAGTAACGAATAAACAAGTACTAAGTGCAATTACGTACCATACGACAGGGAAAAAAAATATGTCCAAAGAAGAAATGATTGTTTTTTTGGCAGACTATATAGAACCTGGCAGAACGTTTCAAGGAGCGGAGCTAGCAAGAGAGGCTGCTAAAACTAGCCTCGAGAGAGGATGTATGCTTGCGTTAAAGCAAACGATCGCTCACTTAGTATCAAAAGAACGATCGATCTACCCAGATACGTTTAAAGCATACAACTCTTTAATTACAACATTAGAAAAGGATCGTGATTAA
- a CDS encoding Na(+)/H(+) antiporter subunit C → MEILMIITVGVLVTVATYLLLSKSMLRVIIGVMILSHGAHLMLLSLAGLKEGSPPLLGEEAASYADPLPQALILTAIVIGFGITAFMLVLAYRTYKAHKTDNLDELRGTKDD, encoded by the coding sequence ATGGAGATACTTATGATTATTACTGTTGGCGTCCTCGTCACAGTTGCAACCTATTTATTGTTATCTAAAAGCATGCTTAGAGTTATTATTGGTGTTATGATTTTGTCTCATGGGGCACACTTAATGCTACTCTCACTTGCAGGCTTAAAGGAAGGGTCGCCTCCACTATTAGGAGAAGAGGCTGCTTCATACGCTGATCCTCTTCCACAGGCATTAATTTTAACAGCCATTGTAATCGGCTTTGGTATTACTGCGTTTATGCTCGTTCTGGCCTATCGAACATATAAAGCGCATAAAACCGATAATCTGGATGAATTAAGGGGTACAAAAGATGACTAA